The Hymenobacter sp. 5317J-9 genome has a window encoding:
- a CDS encoding DivIVA domain-containing protein, with translation MKITALDIRQKTFEKSFRGVDKDEVQAFLNTISQQWERMGDENRELRLKLEHAQQDVQKMREVESSLYRTLKTAEDTSNNITEQAQRDADLRIREAQFQAESIISDARQRAREVVDGAYQQAEKTIADMQREVSGLGQECQRLEQQLDTLVRDLHHLASDALDKVEKARNRPKGGTAAILSRAARVHVERPKEPAADTNPEPTPAMQVTSASSVSPAAAVAAATPAAFAPDARSRSQEQLEKAAQPTGYNPKPGQQPDPNTAPTPDIERPAAPAENPGISPAPNIEQPAPSQVPQPGAPRVDPMAPDIQPIGPDRPEINQPSPVTHPGQPGMAAVAPEPAVAEVEKSFFDEI, from the coding sequence ATGAAAATCACCGCCCTCGATATCCGCCAGAAAACGTTTGAAAAATCATTTCGCGGGGTTGATAAGGACGAGGTGCAAGCCTTTCTGAATACCATCTCGCAGCAGTGGGAGCGCATGGGCGACGAAAACCGCGAGCTGCGCCTCAAGCTGGAGCACGCCCAGCAGGACGTGCAGAAGATGCGCGAGGTGGAAAGCAGCCTCTACCGCACCCTAAAAACGGCCGAAGACACCAGCAACAACATCACCGAGCAGGCCCAGCGCGATGCCGACCTGCGCATCCGCGAGGCCCAGTTCCAAGCCGAAAGCATCATCAGCGACGCTCGCCAGCGGGCCCGCGAAGTGGTGGACGGCGCCTACCAGCAGGCCGAAAAAACCATCGCCGACATGCAGCGCGAAGTGTCGGGCCTGGGCCAGGAGTGCCAGCGCCTAGAGCAGCAACTCGACACCTTGGTGCGCGACCTGCACCACCTGGCTTCCGACGCTCTCGACAAGGTGGAGAAGGCCCGCAACCGGCCCAAGGGCGGCACGGCGGCCATCCTTTCCCGCGCCGCGCGCGTACACGTGGAGCGGCCCAAAGAACCGGCCGCCGACACCAACCCCGAGCCCACGCCCGCCATGCAAGTCACTTCTGCTTCGTCCGTTTCGCCCGCTGCTGCCGTAGCTGCGGCCACGCCCGCTGCCTTTGCGCCCGACGCCCGCAGCCGCTCCCAGGAGCAGCTGGAAAAGGCCGCCCAGCCCACCGGCTACAACCCCAAGCCCGGCCAGCAGCCCGACCCCAACACGGCCCCAACCCCCGACATTGAGCGCCCCGCCGCGCCCGCCGAAAACCCCGGCATTTCGCCTGCGCCCAACATCGAGCAGCCGGCGCCTTCGCAGGTGCCTCAGCCCGGTGCCCCGCGTGTGGACCCTATGGCGCCCGACATTCAACCCATTGGCCCCGACCGCCCGGAAATTAACCAGCCGTCGCCCGTGACGCACCCCGGCCAGCCCGGCATGGCTGCCGTCGCACCCGAACCGGCCGTGGCTGAGGTCGAGAAGTCTTTCTTCGACGAAATCTAG
- a CDS encoding WD40 repeat domain-containing protein: MSEIFRPPVAKIATLAGHRDAVYALTLGAGSTIYSGSADGMVVAWDAAEPTRDGELLARVENSVYALRHLPSFNMLVLGHNFQGIQAIDLAGRKLAYAAPLPPVAIFEIVASESRQRLYVAMGDGTLAVLALPDFRLEKLLRLAYKSLRCLAVHEGRGELAVGSSDTLTRILDLDSLETKFTLGESTNSVFSVAYSPDGARLLTAGRDAQIRTWDVAAGYALAGTVPAHMYTINHLAFSPDGRYAASCSLDKSIKLWDAATLTLLRVLDRVRSAGHGTSVNRLVWPGTENRLVSCSDDRSLAVWQLTVGSYQ, from the coding sequence ATGTCTGAGATTTTCCGTCCCCCCGTTGCCAAAATTGCTACCCTCGCCGGCCACCGCGACGCGGTGTACGCCCTGACCCTGGGCGCGGGCAGCACCATCTACTCGGGCAGTGCCGACGGCATGGTGGTGGCCTGGGACGCCGCCGAGCCTACCCGCGACGGCGAGCTGCTGGCCCGGGTCGAAAACTCGGTATACGCGCTGCGCCACCTGCCCAGCTTCAACATGCTGGTGCTGGGACACAACTTTCAGGGCATTCAGGCCATCGATTTGGCCGGGCGTAAGCTGGCCTACGCCGCGCCCCTGCCGCCGGTGGCCATTTTCGAAATAGTGGCGTCGGAAAGCCGGCAGCGCCTGTACGTGGCCATGGGCGACGGCACGCTGGCCGTGCTGGCCCTGCCCGATTTCCGCCTCGAAAAGCTCCTGCGCCTCGCCTACAAGAGCCTCCGCTGCCTGGCCGTGCACGAAGGCCGCGGCGAGCTGGCCGTGGGCAGCTCCGACACGCTGACCCGAATTCTCGACTTGGACTCGCTGGAAACCAAATTTACCTTGGGCGAAAGCACCAATTCGGTGTTTTCGGTGGCGTACTCGCCCGATGGCGCGCGGCTACTCACGGCCGGGCGCGATGCCCAGATTCGGACCTGGGACGTGGCCGCTGGCTACGCGCTGGCCGGCACCGTGCCCGCCCACATGTATACCATCAACCACCTGGCCTTTAGCCCGGACGGCCGTTACGCGGCCTCGTGCAGCCTCGACAAGAGCATCAAGCTCTGGGACGCGGCCACGCTGACGCTGCTGCGCGTGCTCGACCGGGTCAGGTCGGCCGGACACGGCACCTCGGTGAACCGGCTGGTTTGGCCGGGCACCGAAAACCGGCTAGTTTCGTGTAGCGACGACCGCAGCCTAGCGGTTTGGCAATTGACAGTTGGCAGTTATCAGTGA
- a CDS encoding 4'-phosphopantetheinyl transferase superfamily protein produces MPLHSLQHLSPTAVLGLWRLTETPAELWLLLPQAAAYQRLLPATADARRQAQWLGGRVLLHRLLAEARGSASEGTQVHNDPTGRPYLHGTAADLTVSLSHSGTWVAAIVAQGGRAGVDVEEIRDKAQRLASKFLAPNEWAAAQAASQATADASAHYTLLWSAKETLYKLAAQRGIIFKTQLLLGEFEPQKAGEIPATLVLSGLETRHCICYSQPSPGYVLTYCHEPLA; encoded by the coding sequence ATGCCCCTGCATTCTCTCCAGCACCTCTCCCCTACCGCCGTGCTGGGCCTTTGGCGCCTCACCGAAACGCCGGCCGAACTCTGGCTGCTGCTGCCCCAGGCCGCGGCCTACCAGCGGCTGCTGCCCGCTACTGCCGACGCCAGGCGCCAGGCGCAGTGGCTCGGCGGCCGCGTGCTGCTGCATCGGCTGCTGGCCGAAGCCCGCGGGAGTGCCTCAGAAGGCACCCAGGTGCACAACGACCCCACCGGCCGCCCCTACCTGCACGGCACCGCTGCCGACCTGACGGTTTCGCTCTCCCATTCGGGCACCTGGGTGGCCGCCATTGTGGCCCAGGGCGGCCGGGCGGGCGTCGACGTGGAAGAAATTCGCGACAAAGCCCAGCGGCTGGCCAGCAAATTTCTAGCCCCCAACGAGTGGGCCGCAGCCCAAGCCGCCAGCCAGGCCACTGCCGATGCCAGCGCCCACTACACCCTGCTGTGGAGCGCCAAAGAGACGCTCTACAAGCTGGCCGCGCAGCGGGGCATCATTTTCAAGACGCAGCTTTTGCTCGGTGAATTTGAGCCGCAGAAAGCCGGCGAAATTCCCGCCACGCTGGTATTGAGCGGATTGGAGACGCGGCACTGCATTTGCTATTCACAGCCGTCGCCGGGCTACGTACTCACGTATTGCCACGAACCGCTGGCGTAA
- the poxB gene encoding ubiquinone-dependent pyruvate dehydrogenase encodes MPKKSVAEIIVDTLQAAGVKRVFGVVGDSLNGITDTIRTREGMEFIAVRHEEGGAFAAGAEAHLTGDLAVCAGSCGPGNTHLINGLFDCHRSRVPVLALAAQIPSVEIGTGYFQETHPERIFRECSHFCELISTPEQAVRTIESAVAAALGQRGVAVVVLPGDVAYLETDAPDVRLPTLGRRSTASPAEADIRQAAALLNAGDKVAILAGIGCAGAHAELLLAAEALKAPVVQSLRGKEFVEPNNPYAVGLTGLLGMPAGYHALMDADTILMLGTDFPYRQFFPEDARVVQVDTRPEHIGRRTRVEIGLVGDVTETLRSLLPHLTPREDSTHLEEAQQRHRDDRAHLAELATGEAGDTSLHPQHVARLLDELAAENAIFTCDVGTPTIWAARYLSMNGQRRLIGSFVHGSMANAVSQAYGAALVEPGRQVIAMCGDGGLAMLLSELLTIRQHKIPVKIIVFNNSALSFVELEMKAAGLLDYGTALDNPNFGAVAEAAGLKGYRVQDPGQLESVLREALAHDGPALVDAVVKRQELSMPPSIDRKQAQGFGLYAVKALMNGRGSELLELAKTNLFR; translated from the coding sequence ATGCCGAAGAAATCCGTAGCCGAAATCATTGTCGATACCCTGCAGGCCGCCGGCGTCAAGCGCGTGTTTGGCGTGGTGGGCGACTCGCTGAATGGCATCACCGACACCATCCGCACCCGCGAGGGCATGGAATTTATTGCCGTGCGCCACGAGGAAGGCGGCGCCTTCGCGGCCGGCGCCGAGGCCCACCTCACCGGCGACCTGGCCGTGTGCGCCGGTTCCTGCGGGCCGGGCAATACCCATCTCATCAACGGCCTCTTCGACTGCCACCGCAGCCGCGTGCCCGTGCTGGCCCTCGCCGCCCAGATTCCGAGCGTGGAAATCGGTACCGGATATTTCCAGGAAACGCATCCCGAGCGCATTTTCCGGGAATGCAGCCATTTCTGTGAGCTGATTTCGACCCCGGAGCAGGCCGTGCGCACCATCGAAAGTGCCGTGGCCGCCGCCCTGGGCCAGCGCGGCGTGGCCGTGGTGGTGCTGCCCGGCGACGTGGCCTACCTCGAAACCGACGCGCCCGACGTGCGCCTGCCTACCTTGGGCCGCCGCAGCACGGCCAGTCCCGCCGAGGCCGACATCCGGCAGGCGGCTGCGCTGCTGAATGCCGGCGATAAAGTGGCCATTCTGGCCGGCATTGGCTGCGCCGGGGCCCACGCCGAGCTGCTGCTGGCCGCCGAGGCGCTGAAGGCGCCGGTAGTGCAATCGTTGCGCGGCAAGGAGTTCGTGGAGCCCAACAATCCCTACGCCGTGGGCCTGACGGGCCTGTTGGGCATGCCCGCCGGCTACCACGCCCTGATGGACGCCGACACCATCCTGATGCTGGGCACCGACTTTCCCTACCGCCAGTTCTTCCCCGAAGATGCCCGAGTGGTGCAGGTCGACACGCGCCCCGAGCACATTGGCCGCCGCACCCGAGTTGAGATTGGCCTGGTGGGCGACGTGACTGAAACGCTTCGCTCCCTGTTGCCGCATCTCACGCCCCGCGAAGACTCAACCCACTTGGAAGAAGCTCAGCAGCGCCACCGCGACGACCGCGCCCACCTTGCCGAGCTGGCCACCGGCGAGGCCGGCGACACTAGCCTGCACCCGCAGCACGTGGCCCGCTTGCTGGATGAGCTAGCCGCCGAAAACGCTATTTTCACCTGCGACGTGGGTACGCCTACTATCTGGGCGGCCCGCTACCTGAGCATGAACGGCCAGCGCCGGCTCATTGGCTCCTTCGTGCACGGCAGCATGGCCAATGCGGTGTCGCAGGCCTACGGCGCGGCGTTGGTGGAGCCCGGCCGGCAGGTCATTGCCATGTGCGGCGACGGCGGCCTGGCCATGCTGCTGAGCGAGCTGCTGACCATTCGCCAGCACAAGATTCCGGTTAAAATCATTGTGTTTAATAACTCGGCCCTCAGCTTCGTGGAGCTCGAAATGAAAGCTGCCGGCCTGCTCGATTACGGCACGGCGCTCGACAATCCCAATTTTGGCGCCGTGGCAGAAGCCGCCGGCCTGAAAGGCTACCGCGTGCAAGACCCCGGCCAGCTGGAAAGCGTGCTGCGCGAGGCCCTGGCCCACGACGGCCCGGCGCTGGTCGACGCCGTGGTGAAGCGCCAGGAGTTGAGCATGCCGCCCAGCATCGACCGCAAGCAGGCGCAGGGCTTCGGCCTCTATGCCGTGAAGGCCCTGATGAACGGCCGCGGCAGCGAGCTGCTGGAGCTGGCCAAAACGAACCTGTTCCGGTAG
- a CDS encoding transglutaminase-like domain-containing protein: MTNKEIKALISLLDDPEIAPQIQDKIQNLGESIIPFLEESWEETLDGQQQQRLEDLIHHLQFEGLQQRLKVWREAGAADLLEGMWLLNTYQYPDADLQALNRAIEQLRFEAWTALRPEMHPADQVQTLNYIMFRVHKFAANTQHFHSPANSMLQRVIETKRGNPLTLCVIYLLVAQRLNLPVFGVNLPNLFVLTFRPELKGAEPFYINCYNRGLVLSRTDIEHYVSQLNISSNPMFYEPCSNIDIVRRALRNLQMSFEKLQEPMKAAEVAVLLSILE, from the coding sequence ATGACCAACAAAGAAATTAAAGCCCTCATTTCGCTGCTCGACGACCCGGAAATCGCGCCCCAGATTCAGGACAAAATCCAGAACCTCGGTGAGAGCATCATTCCGTTTCTGGAGGAGTCGTGGGAGGAAACCCTCGACGGCCAGCAGCAGCAGCGCCTGGAGGATTTGATTCACCACCTGCAATTTGAGGGCCTGCAGCAGCGCCTGAAAGTGTGGCGCGAAGCCGGCGCCGCCGACCTGCTGGAGGGCATGTGGCTGCTCAACACGTATCAATATCCCGATGCCGACCTGCAGGCCCTGAACCGCGCCATCGAGCAGCTTCGCTTCGAGGCCTGGACGGCCCTGCGCCCCGAAATGCACCCCGCCGACCAGGTGCAGACCCTGAACTACATCATGTTCCGGGTGCACAAATTCGCGGCCAACACCCAGCATTTTCACTCGCCGGCCAATTCCATGCTGCAGCGCGTGATTGAAACCAAGCGCGGCAACCCGCTTACGCTGTGCGTGATTTACCTGCTGGTGGCCCAGCGGCTCAACCTGCCGGTGTTTGGCGTGAACCTGCCCAACCTGTTCGTGCTCACCTTCCGCCCCGAGCTCAAGGGCGCCGAGCCCTTCTACATCAACTGCTACAACCGCGGCCTGGTGCTCTCGCGTACCGACATCGAGCATTACGTCAGCCAGCTCAACATCTCCTCCAACCCGATGTTCTACGAGCCCTGCTCTAACATCGACATCGTGCGCCGCGCTCTGCGCAACCTGCAAATGAGCTTCGAGAAGCTGCAGGAACCCATGAAAGCCGCCGAGGTGGCCGTGCTGCTCAGTATCCTGGAGTAG
- a CDS encoding redoxin domain-containing protein codes for MSFRRISILAAVALLAVTLAVGVARAQTGPTVADFTLKTAANADVSLKSYAGDKAVVVVFLNPACAFSRLYQERLASLSSSYRGRGVQFLFINVPINLDAPGTAAPGEVELPTLTDASQQVAGLLGVSKTAEAVVLQPVAGGFAIRYRGAIDDNPQVAGSVQQYYLKQVLDNVLAGRPAGVEDKRAAGCLIKR; via the coding sequence ATGTCCTTCCGCCGAATTTCTATACTCGCCGCCGTGGCCCTGCTGGCCGTGACGCTGGCCGTGGGCGTGGCCCGTGCCCAAACCGGCCCCACCGTGGCCGACTTCACCCTCAAAACCGCCGCCAACGCCGACGTATCCCTTAAAAGCTACGCCGGCGACAAGGCCGTGGTGGTGGTATTTCTGAACCCCGCCTGCGCCTTTTCGCGCCTCTACCAAGAGCGGCTGGCTTCGCTCAGCAGCAGCTACCGCGGCCGCGGTGTGCAGTTTCTGTTCATCAACGTGCCCATCAACCTCGATGCGCCCGGCACCGCCGCCCCCGGCGAAGTGGAACTGCCCACCCTCACCGACGCCAGCCAGCAAGTGGCCGGCCTGCTCGGCGTGAGCAAAACCGCCGAAGCCGTGGTGCTGCAGCCGGTTGCCGGCGGCTTTGCCATCCGCTACCGCGGCGCCATCGATGACAACCCCCAGGTGGCGGGCAGCGTGCAGCAATACTACCTCAAGCAGGTGCTCGACAACGTGCTGGCCGGCCGCCCCGCCGGCGTGGAAGACAAGCGCGCCGCCGGCTGCTTGATAAAGCGGTAG